The window TTGTCAAGGGAGCTTACCTCCTTTGCCGCAGACATAATTGTCAGCGTCATATTGGTGCCTGTGTCACCGTCCGGGACTGGAAATACATTCAGCTCATTTATAAATTCCTTTTTTGCCTCCAGATTGGCCGCCCCTGCTAAAAACATCTTTGTGAGCAGCTCTGTATTTATCGTTTTTGTTGCCACGACAAGTATCCTCCTTAATCAATCACTCTGACACCTTCGACGAAGATGTTTATTTTATCTACAGACATTCCCGTAAATTCTTCTACCTTATACTTTACATTATTCATCAGATTGTCAGAAACTGAAAGAATATTTACCCCATATGCAACAATCACATGAAAATCCAAAACCAGGACATTATCCTCAGAAATATCCACATGTATTCCGTGGGTCAGGCTCTCCTTCTTCAAAAGCCGTACAAGTCCGTCCTTCATATTCACCGCAGCCATCCCTACGATCCCAAAACATTCTACGGCCACAGAACCTGCATATTTGCCAATCACATCTGGATTAATGGTTATAATCCCAAGGTCTGTACTCATGCTACCCTTCATCATATATTCCCTCCAATTCTTAATGGATTTTCGCACAATAACACACGTATTATACTCTCTTTGCCTGAAATTTACAATACAGATTCATAAAGTGCCGCCAAAACATCCAGTATCTGCCCTTCACAGAGAGTGCTGCTGTCAAGGCATATGTCATACTGGTCCATGTCTTCCCACTTCTGGTCTGTAAAATAGTTATAGTAATATCTGCGCTGTTTATCAATCTTTTTGACCAGGGCCCCTGCTTCTCTTTCATCTATTGATGCCCTCTCCATAATCACGGATACTCGTTTTTCAAAAGGCGCATGTATGAATACACTGCGGCATCCTTCATGGCCACGCAGAATATCATTGGCACACCTGCCCACAATGATACAATCCTCTTTATCAGCCAGCTTCCTGATAATTTCCGCCTGTGTATAAAACAGCACGTCATTCATGGGTTCAAATCTGAACTGCCTGCCCATCTGGGCATCATCCTCCACAGGATATCTCCAGGGATTCGCTCTTTTTTCATCTACC of the Luxibacter massiliensis genome contains:
- a CDS encoding cytidylate kinase-like family protein; the protein is MGNTMGRRVITIGRQYGSNGHNIAKKLSERLGIHYYDKELIKIAGEMQNISYEELLKVDEKRANPWRYPVEDDAQMGRQFRFEPMNDVLFYTQAEIIRKLADKEDCIIVGRCANDILRGHEGCRSVFIHAPFEKRVSVIMERASIDEREAGALVKKIDKQRRYYYNYFTDQKWEDMDQYDICLDSSTLCEGQILDVLAALYESVL
- a CDS encoding Asp23/Gls24 family envelope stress response protein, which encodes MKGSMSTDLGIITINPDVIGKYAGSVAVECFGIVGMAAVNMKDGLVRLLKKESLTHGIHVDISEDNVLVLDFHVIVAYGVNILSVSDNLMNNVKYKVEEFTGMSVDKINIFVEGVRVID